One Chrysiogenia bacterium genomic region harbors:
- a CDS encoding tetratricopeptide repeat protein: MTMPKMLKKFLPGAALCLLLVPVLAFMLSGCADKDARKKAEARVALCLEHFDERRYPMALAECLKAEEADDEYPEVYNAKGLIYMRQGRFTEAIENFQKGLDLDPKLSNARTNLGIAYAEIGRLDEALEQFEIALSDDLHRSPDVTLTNMCEVYLRKKQYAKAVDYCRQAIDRNRAQCFAHYTLGRAYVELGQPRSTIDEMGLAVKYCPNWYDPVFLRGEMRLKLKQFPQACNDFWDVIDADPEGKLAIKARRYTERLKCTPRPVEPTEAEKSRKSERNPRNNAQPLPYAR, from the coding sequence ATGACGATGCCCAAGATGCTGAAAAAATTCCTCCCCGGCGCGGCCCTGTGCCTGCTGCTGGTCCCCGTGCTGGCATTCATGCTCAGCGGGTGCGCCGACAAGGACGCCCGCAAGAAAGCCGAAGCCCGGGTCGCCCTGTGCCTGGAGCACTTCGACGAGCGCCGCTACCCCATGGCGCTGGCCGAGTGCCTGAAAGCCGAAGAGGCCGACGACGAATACCCCGAGGTCTACAACGCCAAGGGGCTGATCTACATGCGTCAGGGACGCTTTACCGAGGCGATCGAGAACTTCCAGAAGGGCCTCGATCTCGATCCCAAGCTCTCGAACGCACGGACGAACCTGGGCATTGCCTATGCAGAGATCGGGCGCCTGGACGAAGCGCTCGAGCAGTTCGAGATTGCACTGAGCGACGATCTGCACCGCAGTCCCGACGTGACGCTGACCAACATGTGCGAGGTCTACCTGCGCAAAAAACAGTATGCCAAGGCCGTCGACTACTGCCGGCAGGCGATCGATCGCAACCGCGCGCAGTGTTTTGCCCATTACACGCTGGGCCGTGCCTACGTGGAACTCGGACAGCCGCGCAGCACCATCGATGAGATGGGGCTGGCGGTGAAGTATTGCCCGAACTGGTATGACCCGGTGTTCCTGCGCGGGGAAATGCGCCTGAAACTCAAGCAGTTCCCCCAGGCCTGCAACGACTTCTGGGATGTCATCGATGCCGATCCAGAGGGCAAGCTGGCCATCAAGGCGCGCCGCTACACCGAGCGACTCAAGTGTACGCCGCGCCCGGTGGAACCCACCGAAGCAGAGAAATCCAGAAAGAGCGAGCGGAACCCGCGCAACAATGCGCAGCCGCTTCCCTATGCCCGCTGA